A region from the Sandaracinus amylolyticus genome encodes:
- a CDS encoding ABC transporter permease yields the protein MMRTLRAMPTLMRVGFAEAMAYRAELLVWVLTTTMPLVMLPLWIAVAETGPVRGFTGDDFVAYFLTTFVVRQVTSAWASWTINYEVKNGTLALRLMRPIHPFWAYAIENLAALPMRLLVAGPVAIVALLATSRDRLTSDPRMLAIFFVSLIGAWSITFLAHVAVGTLSLWTQSSIKVMDVWTSGFFVFSGYLVPIALFPEPVRGLPEWLPFRYQLGFPVEVLTRSMALEDALSMLARQWGWVLGLGLLCVVLWNRGLKRFQAFGG from the coding sequence ATGATGCGCACGCTGCGCGCGATGCCGACGCTGATGCGCGTCGGGTTCGCCGAGGCGATGGCGTACCGCGCGGAGCTGCTCGTCTGGGTGCTCACCACGACGATGCCGCTCGTCATGCTGCCGCTGTGGATCGCGGTGGCCGAGACCGGCCCGGTGCGCGGCTTCACCGGCGACGACTTCGTCGCGTACTTCCTGACGACGTTCGTCGTGCGTCAGGTGACGAGCGCGTGGGCGAGCTGGACGATCAACTACGAGGTGAAGAACGGCACGCTCGCGCTGCGCCTGATGCGCCCGATCCATCCGTTCTGGGCCTACGCGATCGAGAACCTCGCCGCGCTCCCGATGCGCCTGCTCGTCGCGGGCCCGGTCGCGATCGTCGCGCTGCTCGCGACGTCACGCGATCGGCTGACCAGCGATCCGCGCATGCTCGCGATCTTCTTCGTCTCGCTGATCGGCGCGTGGTCGATCACGTTCCTCGCGCACGTCGCGGTCGGGACGCTGAGCCTCTGGACGCAGAGCAGCATCAAGGTGATGGACGTGTGGACCTCGGGGTTCTTCGTCTTCAGCGGGTACCTCGTGCCGATCGCGCTCTTCCCCGAGCCGGTGCGCGGGCTGCCCGAGTGGCTGCCGTTCCGCTATCAGCTCGGCTTCCCCGTCGAGGTCCTCACGCGATCGATGGCGCTCGAGGACGCGCTCTCGATGCTCGCGCGGCAGTGGGGCTGGGTGCTCGGTCTGGGCCTCTTGTGCGTCGTGCTGTGGAACCGGGGGCTCAAGCGGTTCCAGGCGTTCGGCGGCTGA
- a CDS encoding DUF1552 domain-containing protein, whose protein sequence is MRLNRRTMLLGAGGVAIGLPLLDAMLERRGSRARAQTAPSRYCVVFAGQACGGDGWANDRSMVAGVRNSETGHWIVPSTYGDGYEITTPLRPLETMRDQLQIVSNMRIPYSTTSTDAAAVPPGGAYRDFHGGGKSPLLSGTRSTEARFTCNGPTSDQLIAQLHAGATTHESLVLRAQPSWYLSGSSYAGRQYVSYRGMRDPIEAQTSPQIAFDSLFRGFVPDDDAAAARQDFERRARRSVLDVVLGKRDQLLARLGRADRERIERHFDELRDLETRIAALPPVAGGGCEVPTDPGPDSPIGGDNTGSGSDDIRPGAGYSNEHERARIMADLIHMAFVCDLTRVATLQITTFQSHMSVLPVSEMLGTPIYADLHEVGHNGDANTRGQFAVSLMMQWHVSHYAYLIDKMRGTSEGDGSLLDHSVVVFTPEAGHGRQLNDATTDFQTHSVERMVMLVAGRGDGSLRTGQHVDAAGAHPAHCLVTAMQAAGYESDTLGEVSGTISAMTS, encoded by the coding sequence ATGCGATTGAACCGCAGGACGATGTTGCTCGGCGCGGGCGGGGTCGCGATCGGTCTGCCGCTGCTCGACGCGATGCTCGAGCGTCGTGGATCGCGGGCGCGCGCGCAGACCGCGCCGTCGCGCTACTGCGTCGTGTTCGCGGGCCAGGCGTGCGGCGGCGACGGATGGGCGAACGATCGCTCGATGGTCGCCGGCGTGCGCAACAGCGAGACCGGGCACTGGATCGTGCCCTCGACCTACGGCGACGGATACGAGATCACGACGCCGCTGCGCCCGCTCGAGACGATGCGCGATCAGCTCCAGATCGTCTCGAACATGCGCATCCCGTACTCGACCACGTCGACCGACGCGGCCGCGGTCCCGCCGGGCGGCGCGTATCGCGACTTCCACGGCGGCGGGAAGAGCCCGCTGCTCAGCGGCACGCGCTCGACCGAGGCGCGCTTCACCTGCAACGGGCCCACGAGCGATCAGCTGATCGCGCAGCTGCACGCGGGCGCGACGACGCACGAGTCGCTGGTGCTGCGCGCGCAGCCGAGCTGGTATCTCAGCGGCTCGAGCTACGCTGGGCGCCAGTACGTGAGCTATCGCGGGATGCGCGATCCCATCGAGGCGCAGACCTCGCCGCAGATCGCGTTCGACTCGCTGTTCCGCGGGTTCGTGCCCGACGACGACGCGGCCGCCGCGCGCCAGGACTTCGAGCGCCGCGCGCGGCGCAGCGTGCTCGACGTGGTGCTCGGCAAGCGCGATCAGCTCCTCGCGCGGCTGGGGCGCGCCGATCGCGAGCGCATCGAGCGGCACTTCGACGAGCTGCGCGATCTCGAGACCCGCATCGCCGCGCTCCCTCCGGTCGCGGGCGGCGGCTGCGAGGTGCCGACCGATCCCGGGCCCGACTCGCCGATCGGCGGCGACAACACCGGCAGCGGCAGCGACGACATCCGCCCCGGCGCGGGCTACTCGAACGAGCACGAGCGCGCGCGGATCATGGCGGACCTGATCCACATGGCGTTCGTCTGCGACCTCACGCGCGTCGCGACGCTGCAGATCACGACCTTCCAGAGCCACATGAGCGTGCTGCCGGTGAGCGAGATGCTCGGCACGCCAATCTACGCGGACCTGCACGAGGTCGGGCACAACGGCGACGCCAACACGCGCGGTCAGTTCGCGGTGAGCCTGATGATGCAGTGGCACGTGAGCCACTACGCGTACCTGATCGACAAGATGCGCGGCACGAGCGAGGGCGACGGCTCGCTGCTCGATCACTCCGTCGTCGTGTTCACGCCCGAGGCGGGGCACGGTCGACAGCTCAACGACGCGACCACCGACTTCCAGACGCACAGCGTCGAGCGCATGGTGATGCTGGTCGCGGGGCGCGGTGACGGCTCGCTGCGCACCGGGCAGCACGTCGACGCGGCGGGCGCGCACCCCGCGCACTGCCTCGTCACCGCGATGCAGGCCGCGGGCTACGAGAGCGACACGCTCGGCGAGGTGAGCGGGACGATCTCCGCGATGACGAGCTGA
- a CDS encoding DUF1592 domain-containing protein, with protein MRTHLALTCALALTGACSGALDDAPAGPSGTSRTPPGPGATSTVASVSGARRLSQAELDRTLFDLLGDDTRPARRLLAEDEYAPYDNDYTLQRASRALIESLEALAEDVGTRAVANPAVMARIVPCTPASDGDEACFRAFVASFVGQALRRPPSDDDVDRYLPLLAFATEDNPYVDNDFSTAVDLVIRAVIQDPEFLYRIEVGERTDDAGVFTLGDHEIATRMAYLLWGTTPDATLLADAAAGRLRTGEGRRAIAERMMEDERAREQVRRFHAMWLGYRSIPHSAERVAQFDRETSALIDRVVFDEARAYTDLFASDETFVDAALATHYGLPAPSDPAGAWVRYPEGSGRAGILAHGSVLAAFSKFTDTSPTQRGIFVRTRLMCDAVAPPPPTVDVDQPPGGDGGDALCKSERYAAHSDMSSSCGACHAQFDPIGFGLERFDISGRVREHDEGRPECAIDGVGELPGVGAFSGPAELGAMLIAEGEIDDCVVRQVWEFAVGRDAMTSERAAIDATVARFRENGRSMRGLLIDLVASERFALRAEE; from the coding sequence ATGCGTACGCACCTCGCGCTCACGTGCGCGCTCGCGCTGACGGGCGCGTGCAGCGGCGCGCTCGACGACGCGCCCGCCGGGCCGTCGGGCACGTCGCGCACCCCACCCGGTCCCGGCGCGACCTCGACCGTCGCGTCGGTCAGCGGCGCGCGCCGTCTCTCGCAGGCCGAGCTCGATCGCACGCTGTTCGATCTGCTCGGCGACGACACGCGCCCCGCGCGTCGCCTGCTCGCCGAGGACGAATACGCGCCCTACGACAACGACTACACGCTGCAGCGTGCGTCGCGCGCGCTGATCGAGTCGCTCGAGGCGCTCGCCGAGGACGTCGGCACGCGCGCGGTCGCGAATCCCGCGGTGATGGCGCGCATCGTCCCGTGCACGCCGGCGAGCGACGGAGACGAGGCGTGCTTCCGTGCGTTCGTCGCGTCGTTCGTGGGCCAGGCGCTGCGTCGTCCGCCGAGCGACGACGACGTCGATCGTTACCTGCCGCTGCTCGCGTTCGCGACGGAGGACAACCCGTACGTCGACAACGACTTCTCCACCGCGGTGGACCTCGTGATCCGCGCGGTGATCCAGGACCCCGAGTTCCTCTATCGCATCGAGGTCGGCGAGCGCACCGACGACGCCGGCGTCTTCACGCTGGGCGATCACGAGATCGCGACGCGGATGGCCTACCTGCTCTGGGGCACGACGCCCGACGCGACGCTCCTCGCCGACGCGGCCGCGGGACGGCTGCGCACCGGCGAAGGTCGCCGCGCGATCGCCGAGCGCATGATGGAGGACGAGCGCGCGCGCGAGCAGGTGCGTCGCTTCCACGCGATGTGGCTCGGCTATCGCTCGATCCCGCACTCGGCGGAGCGCGTCGCGCAGTTCGATCGCGAGACCAGCGCGCTCATCGATCGCGTCGTGTTCGACGAGGCGCGCGCGTACACCGACCTCTTCGCGAGCGACGAGACGTTCGTCGACGCCGCGCTCGCGACGCACTACGGGCTGCCCGCGCCGAGCGATCCCGCGGGCGCGTGGGTGCGCTATCCGGAGGGGAGCGGGCGCGCGGGCATCCTCGCGCACGGCAGCGTGCTCGCCGCGTTCAGCAAGTTCACCGACACCAGCCCCACGCAGCGCGGCATCTTCGTGCGCACCCGATTGATGTGCGACGCCGTCGCGCCGCCGCCGCCGACCGTCGACGTCGATCAGCCGCCCGGCGGCGACGGAGGCGACGCGCTGTGCAAGAGCGAGCGCTACGCCGCGCACAGCGACATGTCGTCGAGCTGCGGCGCGTGCCACGCGCAGTTCGATCCGATCGGGTTCGGGCTCGAGCGCTTCGACATCTCGGGGCGCGTCCGCGAGCACGACGAGGGTCGCCCGGAGTGCGCGATCGACGGGGTCGGCGAGCTGCCGGGCGTCGGTGCGTTCAGCGGTCCCGCGGAGCTCGGCGCGATGTTGATCGCGGAGGGCGAGATCGACGACTGCGTGGTGCGGCAGGTGTGGGAGTTCGCGGTGGGCCGCGACGCGATGACCAGCGAGCGCGCAGCGATCGACGCCACGGTCGCGCGCTTCCGCGAGAACGGTCGCTCGATGCGTGGCCTCTTGATCGATCTCGTCGCGAGCGAGCGCTTCGCGCTCCGGGCGGAGGAGTGA
- a CDS encoding ABC transporter ATP-binding protein, with amino-acid sequence MSDAQIVVRDLRKEFRVHQRAAGLLAATRSLFRRPTTIVKAVDGISFSLARGERVGFLGPNGAGKTTTLKTLAGLLHPTSGEVRVDGHVPQKREVRFLEKVTLVMGQKQQLLWDLPPVETFELNRAVYEVPRTRFEKTVRELSELLELGDLVKKPTRELSLGERMKCELIAALIHEPKVLFLDEPTIGLDVAMQVAVREFVRRYNQEHEATLILTSHYMDDVAALCPRVLVIDKGVLSYDGALDELVRRVRPEKRVVLRFSRAVERGDLDALGKIVEHAGERAVIDVPQQDLGARVSRALETLPVIDLEVTSAPLEEVMSELFARTRKERAEHAR; translated from the coding sequence ATGAGCGACGCTCAGATCGTGGTGCGCGATCTGCGCAAGGAGTTCCGCGTGCACCAGCGCGCCGCGGGGCTGCTCGCGGCGACGCGCTCGCTCTTCCGCCGCCCCACGACGATCGTGAAAGCGGTCGACGGCATCTCGTTCTCGCTCGCGCGCGGTGAGCGCGTCGGGTTCCTCGGGCCGAACGGCGCGGGCAAGACCACGACGCTCAAGACGCTCGCGGGATTGCTGCACCCGACGAGCGGCGAGGTGCGCGTCGACGGGCACGTGCCGCAGAAGCGCGAGGTGCGCTTCCTCGAGAAGGTCACGCTCGTGATGGGGCAGAAGCAGCAGCTCCTCTGGGATCTGCCGCCGGTCGAGACCTTCGAGCTCAACCGCGCCGTCTACGAGGTGCCGCGCACGCGCTTCGAAAAGACGGTGCGCGAGCTGAGCGAGCTCCTCGAGCTCGGCGATCTCGTGAAGAAGCCCACGCGCGAGCTCTCGCTCGGCGAGCGCATGAAGTGCGAGCTCATCGCGGCGCTGATCCACGAGCCGAAGGTGCTCTTCCTCGACGAGCCCACGATCGGCCTCGACGTCGCGATGCAGGTCGCGGTGCGCGAGTTCGTGCGTCGCTACAACCAAGAGCACGAGGCGACGCTCATCCTCACGAGCCACTACATGGACGACGTCGCGGCGCTCTGTCCGCGCGTGCTCGTGATCGACAAGGGCGTGCTCAGCTACGACGGCGCGCTCGACGAGCTGGTGCGCCGCGTGCGCCCCGAGAAGCGCGTCGTGCTGCGCTTCTCGCGCGCGGTGGAGCGCGGCGATCTCGACGCCCTCGGGAAGATCGTCGAGCACGCCGGCGAGCGCGCGGTGATCGACGTGCCCCAGCAGGATCTCGGCGCGCGGGTGTCGCGCGCCCTCGAGACGCTGCCGGTGATCGATCTCGAGGTGACGAGCGCGCCGCTCGAGGAAGTGATGAGCGAGCTCTTCGCGCGCACGCGCAAGGAGCGGGCGGAGCACGCGCGATGA
- a CDS encoding ATP-binding protein: MSTAQLDALEKALAASPDNLALRAIVVETLLAAGEARRAARHLDVVDPSAVLEPAQRILAIDAYLRAESPTRALAFATGDRPEITIRRARALLALDRRDEALVAYRAALAANPTLEDKELAAALEAKVREVSRPGGPKLRVIANDATDDADVVRMLQPAREKVTLRDVGGHDEVKRQIEKKIILPFQKPTIFQRFKKRVGGGILLYGPPGCGKTLLARATAGECDATFFDVAISDILDMYIGESERKLHAIFEKARSSTPAVLFFDELEALAGKRQYSREMHASKIVSQFLAEMDGFAQNNGGVLVLGATNVPWAIDPAFRRPGRFDRVLFVPPPDRGARAAILEILLRDKPTDDAIDVGAIAARTSGLSGADLGHLVENATDAAIEESLERGAEVPITQAHLVRALGETRATTSEWLTTARNYARYANEAGQYDEVLAFLDRHGKG, translated from the coding sequence GTGAGCACTGCCCAGCTGGACGCGCTCGAGAAAGCGCTGGCCGCATCCCCAGACAACCTCGCGTTGCGCGCGATCGTCGTCGAGACGCTGCTCGCCGCAGGCGAGGCGCGCCGGGCCGCGAGACACCTCGACGTCGTCGATCCGAGCGCGGTGCTCGAGCCCGCGCAACGCATCCTCGCGATCGACGCGTACCTCCGCGCCGAGAGCCCGACGCGCGCGCTCGCGTTCGCGACCGGCGATCGCCCGGAGATCACGATCCGCCGCGCTCGCGCGCTGCTCGCGCTCGATCGCCGCGACGAAGCGCTCGTCGCGTACCGCGCCGCGCTCGCGGCGAACCCGACGCTCGAGGACAAGGAGCTCGCGGCCGCGCTCGAGGCGAAGGTGCGCGAGGTCTCACGCCCGGGCGGCCCGAAGCTGCGCGTGATCGCGAACGACGCGACCGACGACGCCGACGTCGTCCGCATGCTCCAGCCCGCGCGCGAGAAGGTCACGCTGCGCGACGTCGGCGGTCACGACGAGGTGAAGCGGCAGATCGAGAAGAAGATCATCCTGCCCTTCCAGAAGCCGACGATCTTCCAGCGGTTCAAGAAGCGCGTGGGCGGCGGGATCCTGCTCTACGGACCGCCCGGCTGCGGCAAGACGCTGCTCGCGCGCGCGACCGCGGGCGAGTGCGACGCGACGTTCTTCGACGTCGCGATCTCCGACATCCTCGACATGTACATCGGGGAGTCGGAGCGGAAGCTCCACGCGATCTTCGAGAAGGCGCGCAGCAGCACGCCCGCGGTGCTCTTCTTCGACGAGCTCGAGGCGCTGGCGGGCAAGCGCCAGTACAGCCGCGAGATGCACGCGTCGAAGATCGTCAGCCAGTTCCTCGCGGAGATGGACGGGTTCGCGCAGAACAACGGCGGCGTCCTGGTGCTCGGTGCGACGAACGTGCCGTGGGCGATCGATCCCGCGTTCCGCCGCCCGGGTCGCTTCGATCGTGTGCTCTTCGTGCCGCCGCCCGATCGCGGCGCGCGCGCGGCGATCCTCGAGATCCTGCTGCGCGACAAGCCGACCGACGACGCGATCGACGTCGGCGCGATCGCGGCGCGCACCAGCGGGCTCTCGGGCGCGGACCTCGGTCACTTGGTCGAGAACGCGACCGACGCGGCGATCGAGGAGTCGCTCGAGCGCGGCGCAGAGGTGCCGATCACCCAGGCGCACCTGGTGCGCGCGCTCGGCGAGACGCGCGCGACGACGAGCGAGTGGCTCACGACCGCGCGCAACTACGCGCGCTACGCGAACGAGGCCGGGCAGTACGACGAGGTCCTCGCGTTCCTCGATCGACACGGGAAGGGTTGA
- a CDS encoding FIST signal transduction protein, translated as MRLVDLSVAASGASRARWALVYSTSDAASAALATSARTRADVVLGCTSSGGVFTPRGFERGAFALLGDEGDPTVEIAGRACNAAAARRSARDAAQQIVKRLGRKPDALLLHATPGFEERLIEGVDDAFEGAAPPMYGGSAADDDLSGQWRVLHGSTIEREGFVLAGFASSAPIHGSFVSGYVPGRQRGTVTRAAGRVVYEIDRRPAAEVYDEWRGGELGHEPGVVLAKTTLHPLGRVIDRVGNLPRHLLSHPHEVRSDGALTLFTEVATGDELVMMIGSRGSLMDRTEQAVSRALGSERGRALRGGVLVYCGGCVMAIGDAAREVGTLYSRAIGGAPFIGAATFGEIGCFTGPTPTNRHGNLMCDTLLFA; from the coding sequence ATGCGGTTGGTCGATCTCTCGGTGGCGGCGAGCGGCGCGTCGCGCGCGCGGTGGGCGCTGGTCTACAGCACGTCGGACGCGGCCTCGGCCGCGCTCGCGACGTCGGCGCGCACGCGGGCGGACGTCGTGCTCGGGTGCACGTCGTCGGGCGGCGTGTTCACCCCACGCGGGTTCGAGCGCGGCGCGTTCGCGCTGCTCGGTGACGAGGGCGATCCCACGGTCGAGATCGCGGGGCGCGCGTGCAACGCCGCCGCCGCGCGCCGCAGCGCCCGCGATGCCGCGCAGCAGATCGTGAAGCGCCTCGGCCGCAAGCCCGACGCGCTCTTGTTGCACGCGACGCCGGGCTTCGAGGAGCGCCTCATCGAGGGCGTCGACGACGCGTTCGAGGGCGCCGCGCCCCCGATGTACGGCGGCAGCGCGGCCGACGACGATCTCAGCGGGCAGTGGCGTGTCCTCCACGGCTCGACGATCGAGCGCGAGGGCTTCGTGCTCGCCGGCTTCGCGAGCTCGGCGCCGATCCACGGCTCCTTCGTGAGCGGCTACGTGCCGGGCCGACAGCGCGGCACCGTCACGCGCGCCGCGGGGCGCGTCGTGTACGAGATCGATCGACGCCCCGCGGCCGAGGTCTACGACGAGTGGCGCGGCGGCGAGCTCGGTCACGAGCCCGGCGTGGTGCTCGCGAAGACGACGCTGCACCCGCTGGGGCGCGTGATCGATCGCGTGGGCAACCTCCCGCGGCATCTGCTCTCGCACCCGCACGAGGTGCGCTCCGACGGCGCGCTCACGCTCTTCACCGAGGTCGCGACGGGCGACGAGCTCGTCATGATGATTGGCTCGCGCGGCTCGCTGATGGATCGCACGGAGCAAGCGGTCTCGCGCGCGCTCGGCAGCGAGCGCGGTCGCGCGCTGCGCGGCGGCGTGCTCGTGTACTGCGGCGGCTGCGTGATGGCGATCGGCGACGCGGCGCGCGAGGTGGGCACGCTCTACTCGCGCGCGATCGGCGGCGCGCCGTTCATCGGGGCCGCGACGTTCGGCGAGATCGGGTGCTTCACCGGCCCGACGCCGACGAACCGCCACGGCAACCTGATGTGCGACACGCTCTTGTTCGCGTGA
- a CDS encoding group I truncated hemoglobin: protein MSRFEAIGGERALRAIIDDFVARMTSDAMIGFFFAKVDRARLAEKEYEHAADFLGAPDVRYTGRPLRAAHGPHRIFGGQFARRKEILRQVLIAHRVPEDVQRAWLEHVESLRAEVTSDPGSECR from the coding sequence GTGTCCCGGTTCGAAGCGATCGGCGGTGAGCGCGCGCTGCGCGCGATCATCGACGACTTCGTCGCGCGCATGACCAGCGACGCGATGATCGGGTTCTTCTTCGCGAAGGTCGATCGCGCGCGGCTCGCCGAGAAGGAGTACGAGCACGCAGCGGACTTCCTCGGCGCGCCCGACGTGCGGTACACGGGGCGTCCGCTGCGCGCGGCGCACGGGCCGCACCGCATCTTCGGCGGGCAGTTCGCGCGGCGGAAGGAGATCCTGCGTCAGGTGCTGATCGCCCACCGCGTGCCCGAGGACGTCCAGCGCGCGTGGCTCGAGCACGTCGAGTCGCTGCGCGCCGAGGTCACCAGCGATCCCGGCAGCGAGTGTCGATGA
- a CDS encoding YsnF/AvaK domain-containing protein: protein MAKTVVGLFDDATSKRVESDLLGAGFARKDIQRRGSASMRDLESLGIPRPDVGRYESAMKSGRTLVIAETSDLEAGKASDIMRRYELAEARAATTATTATTATTATTDAARVKAGEREVVIPVVEEELEVGKREIESGGIHVMTRVIDKPVDVDVSLREEHVHVDRKRVDRPATEADIAAARSAGDIEMREHAERAVVGKSAHVVEEVRVSKDVAQHVEHIHDTVRKTEVAVEPLAGYDATLLREHRGHFDRTFASSEGATWESYEPAYRMGHSFAIDRRYGGREWTAVERDLRTRWETEHPGTWERMKGAIRHSFDRARGAVGAPRHA, encoded by the coding sequence ATGGCCAAGACTGTCGTCGGGCTCTTCGACGACGCCACGAGCAAGCGCGTCGAGAGCGATCTTCTGGGCGCGGGCTTCGCCCGCAAGGACATCCAGCGTCGGGGCAGTGCGTCGATGCGTGATCTCGAGAGCCTCGGGATCCCGCGCCCGGACGTCGGACGGTACGAGTCCGCGATGAAGAGCGGACGCACGCTCGTCATCGCCGAGACCAGCGATCTCGAGGCCGGCAAGGCGAGCGACATCATGCGGCGGTACGAGCTCGCCGAGGCGCGCGCTGCGACGACCGCGACCACCGCGACCACCGCGACCACCGCGACGACCGACGCCGCGCGCGTGAAGGCGGGCGAGCGCGAGGTCGTCATCCCGGTCGTCGAGGAGGAGCTCGAGGTCGGCAAGCGCGAGATCGAGAGCGGCGGCATCCACGTGATGACGCGCGTGATCGACAAGCCCGTCGACGTCGACGTCTCGCTCCGCGAGGAGCACGTGCACGTCGATCGCAAGCGCGTCGATCGCCCGGCGACCGAGGCCGACATCGCGGCGGCGCGCAGCGCGGGCGACATCGAGATGAGGGAGCACGCCGAGCGCGCGGTCGTCGGTAAGAGCGCGCACGTCGTCGAGGAGGTGCGCGTCAGCAAGGACGTCGCACAGCACGTCGAGCACATCCACGACACGGTCCGGAAGACCGAGGTCGCGGTCGAGCCGCTCGCCGGGTACGACGCGACGTTGCTGCGCGAGCACCGCGGGCACTTCGATCGCACGTTCGCCTCGAGCGAGGGCGCGACGTGGGAGAGCTACGAGCCCGCGTACCGCATGGGCCACTCGTTCGCGATCGATCGCCGCTACGGCGGCCGCGAGTGGACCGCGGTCGAGCGCGACCTGCGCACGCGCTGGGAGACCGAGCACCCCGGCACCTGGGAGCGCATGAAGGGTGCGATCCGTCACTCGTTCGACCGCGCGCGCGGCGCCGTGGGCGCGCCGCGGCACGCGTAG
- a CDS encoding DUF937 domain-containing protein — MAINLLNEVTSAIGTDTLSGLGGALGESPDVVRRGAHAGIPAILGGLTAMGDTPGGASRVLALVRSSQYDSEGSLSRITSSFGRAGIGAEPLAREGSGILGSIFGSRTDEVAGALAGRSGMSGRSMGGLLAMLAPLVMGVLGKTIREQRLDANGLSSLLGHQRSYLGGLVPDEVTRTYGVVGPHVYERPAPVVTEPVRTQRVATEEPHKKRPAWLIPLLLLGALLLALFFLFRGRGEERRAAVAPVPVEREERAAVREPPAKPEPAATATTTPEREPAGKPEATPAPMVAPVPEGTEAEPAMEPQGEQQATLGGTPPSGAMHEEEAAAAEQAAMEEQQAAMEEQQAATEQAAMEEQQAAMEEQQAATEQAAMQEQQAAMEEQQAATEEQAAMEEQAAMEEQPAMEEQAAAEPMQPAPGEETLAEAPRGGIDALAASFEEGSGESLPARFTIDGLDFRSSEADLSADSPELDRLAQMLSENPNARVRIEGHTDSTGDPAFNDSLSQMRAEAVRDALVTRGVQPDRIEAQGYGASRPIASNDTEEGRRENRRSEIVLLSR, encoded by the coding sequence GTGGCGATCAACCTGTTGAACGAAGTGACGTCGGCGATCGGGACCGACACGCTGAGCGGGCTCGGTGGAGCCCTCGGCGAGAGCCCGGACGTCGTCCGGCGCGGCGCGCACGCCGGCATTCCCGCCATCCTCGGCGGACTGACGGCGATGGGCGACACGCCGGGCGGCGCATCGCGCGTGCTCGCGCTGGTGCGATCGAGCCAGTACGACTCCGAGGGCTCGCTCTCACGCATCACGTCGTCGTTCGGCCGAGCAGGGATCGGGGCCGAGCCGCTCGCGCGCGAGGGGTCGGGGATCCTCGGATCGATCTTCGGATCGCGCACCGACGAGGTCGCGGGTGCGCTCGCGGGCCGCTCGGGCATGAGCGGACGCTCGATGGGCGGCCTGCTCGCGATGCTCGCGCCGCTCGTGATGGGCGTGCTCGGGAAGACCATCCGCGAGCAACGTCTCGACGCGAACGGGCTCTCGTCACTGCTCGGTCACCAGCGCTCGTATCTCGGCGGGCTGGTGCCCGACGAGGTCACGCGGACGTACGGCGTGGTCGGGCCGCACGTGTACGAGCGGCCTGCGCCGGTCGTGACCGAGCCGGTGCGCACGCAGCGCGTCGCCACCGAGGAGCCGCACAAGAAGCGGCCCGCGTGGCTGATCCCGCTGCTCCTGCTGGGCGCGCTGCTGCTCGCGCTGTTCTTCCTGTTCCGCGGGCGCGGCGAGGAGCGGCGCGCCGCGGTCGCGCCGGTGCCGGTCGAGCGCGAGGAGCGCGCCGCCGTGCGCGAGCCGCCGGCGAAGCCCGAGCCCGCCGCGACCGCGACGACGACGCCCGAGCGCGAGCCTGCCGGCAAGCCCGAGGCGACGCCTGCGCCGATGGTCGCGCCGGTTCCCGAGGGCACCGAGGCAGAGCCCGCGATGGAGCCGCAGGGAGAGCAGCAGGCGACGCTCGGTGGCACGCCGCCCTCGGGCGCGATGCACGAAGAAGAGGCCGCCGCGGCCGAGCAGGCCGCGATGGAAGAGCAGCAGGCCGCGATGGAGGAGCAGCAGGCCGCGACCGAGCAGGCTGCGATGGAAGAGCAGCAGGCTGCGATGGAGGAGCAGCAGGCCGCGACCGAGCAGGCTGCGATGCAGGAGCAGCAGGCTGCGATGGAGGAGCAGCAGGCCGCGACGGAGGAGCAGGCCGCGATGGAGGAGCAGGCCGCGATGGAGGAGCAGCCTGCGATGGAGGAGCAGGCTGCGGCCGAGCCGATGCAGCCCGCGCCCGGCGAGGAGACGCTCGCCGAAGCGCCGCGCGGCGGCATCGACGCGCTCGCCGCGTCGTTCGAGGAGGGCTCGGGGGAGTCGCTGCCCGCGCGCTTCACGATCGACGGGCTCGACTTCCGCTCCTCGGAGGCCGACCTCTCCGCGGACTCGCCCGAGCTCGATCGCCTCGCCCAGATGCTGAGCGAGAACCCGAACGCGCGCGTGCGCATCGAGGGCCACACCGACTCGACCGGCGATCCCGCGTTCAACGACTCGCTCTCGCAGATGCGCGCCGAGGCGGTGCGCGACGCGCTGGTCACGCGCGGCGTCCAGCCCGATCGCATCGAGGCCCAGGGCTACGGCGCGTCGCGTCCGATCGCGTCGAACGACACGGAGGAGGGTCGTCGAGAGAACCGTCGCAGCGAGATCGTGCTGCTCTCGCGCTGA